In Tachysurus vachellii isolate PV-2020 chromosome 7, HZAU_Pvac_v1, whole genome shotgun sequence, the DNA window AGTCACTTCtctaacaaatatttaataagtaatattcattaaaaatataacatttatataacatttaagcCTAGTTTTGATTTCTTAGCAGTGTTTTTCTTATATAGCAAAGTTGATTTAATATGAATCATCTAGGTTAATAATCTTATCTGCAAAGGACCAGTGTAGCTGCAGGCTTTCATTCCAACTTAGCAGGAGCCATTTGTGATAATGACTGAAATTATAAACAGGTTAAATGCATGGAATCAGGTATGGCTCCTGATCTAGGTTTTAATGCTCATGTCAAGTTTAGGACTATATCCTCACCTCATCATCTTCATCGTCGTCCTCATCTTCACTATCTGTCGAAGCGGAGGACTCGTCATCTTCGTCCTCCGAGTCTGTTGAATTTGACTTATTGTCTTCTTCCTCTGAGTCTGAGGTGTCCTGCTGGAAACCACAGAGTCACACTTCTCTCTAATAAGCAGTTATTCTCCCCCTTCTGCATAACATCCATAATTCtgtgtttagttgttttttttctcactatACTTCAACAGAGCTTTTGCTTACTGTTCATGAGACTAATACATTTTTTCAACACTATTTGCCTGATGCTGAGGCCTGAGTGGCCCATTGGATTTTTTGACTGTGTTGGGCGAGTGGCCCAGAGAAAGCGGGCGTTACCTTGACCCGGTACGCCATGGAACGTTTGCCCCCCCCGGCCCCCAGCGCTGCAGCTCGGGCACCTACCGCCTTCCCCTTGGTGACACGCACTTTGGCTCCAGGACCTCGCGCCTTTGTCGTGCTCCGTCGTTTctgtagagagacagacaggggagAGGAGGGGGAAGGTAGGGGGAAGGCGAGGAGAGAGAgcaaccaagaaaaaaaaacaaaaaaaaaaacacaaaaaaccaaaaacacaagaaaacaataGTTCAAGCTCCAAGCAACAATTAGTAGCTCTACAAAGCAGCCCACAGAATCATTACTGTGTGAAGTAAGGTTAGTTCCATTTCACAAATGTACATACGATAATACACAGTAtcgataaataaatgaataattaatagcTATTTATAAGATTACAATGCCACAAAATAGTCTATTCTTAGTCTTATTCAACACTAAATTGCCAGCAGCAAAAAGAAATTACTTGCCATGCAGTGGAATGGAATacatgcacatgtttaaaatgtgtatagCTGCAAATTTGGTTTTTAGGGACTCCTGAACAATCCGCATGTTTAGTGAGTTTCAGCTCTCAACACTCCTGAAAACAGGGGCTGGGGAATGGTAATAACCTGGCACAGGTCTGTTGGGGGACTTTCATTCTTATTAATACATTTCCCAAATCCAAATCTGAGTGgagctggttttttttttttttttttttggctttatttTCAAAACGCACTTATGACaatcaaaacaaagcaaacgCAAAACATTGACTGAGGGGTTTGTAAGACTAAAAACCTGAAGGGAAACCTTCATTGGTCAGAAATATGGATGAGGAAAAAGGTGTGTAAAACATTGATAGATGAGCGAAGTCACAATATTAACCAAGAATGTAGAATCTACTGCTGTTCACTTCCTGCAGTGGGTTAATGAACCCCACTAGAGTCTAAAACTCATGCCAAGGGTTTGCTAAAACAGATTCGATGCTGCATTTGTAAAAGCATCCATCTGAAACCAGAGCTGAACTGATATGTGGACTGAATGGGGTTCCCTGGTGACTAAATCACCGTGGCTTCAAATAAGTTGCACAATATAGAAGATGTTAATAAGCAAGAGTAAAATGCTAATAATGAAATGACTGAATTGAGACACTCACTGTAGAAGAGAACTCTTTGTACACAGCTCGTgcctgaggagagagagactgagagagaaagcaaaagagAAAACTGTGTCACTGACATCTGCACAAACTGCTACAAACTGAAAGTGCGGGCTAAACGTCAGTGCGTACCTTCACCCAGGCATCCAACTCTGCTTTGTACTCGAGTTGCTGCTCCTCCACCTGCTTCTTGTACTTGTCCTTCTGGCTCTGACTGAGCTTGTGCCAGCGCTTGCCGATCTCCACCATGCGCTCCTTGAGACTGAAGTGATTTAGCTCACCATTTGTGAGCAGCTCCTGGGAAAACATCTGATAGCCGCTCCTGCATCAaaatgagaaagaagaaaaaaggaagaggaagTTAGATGATGGACTGAACAGTTCTCCTATACTGGATCTCGgagtacattacatttacatttacagcatttagcagacgcccttatccagagcgacttacattttacctcatttttatacaactgagcaattgagggttaagggccttgctcaggggcccagcagtggcagcttggtggatgtaggaatcgaactcgcaaccttccgattggtagtccaacaccttaaccactagtctaccacatccctcCTGGAGTAGTATTGACATGCAGATTTGCCACTCACACAGGAGGTTTCTTAGGCTCTCCGTCAAACTTTTGCTTCTTCTGACCTTGACCCGAAGGCACCGTCCTCATCTCAACCAGCTCTCTCTGTAGGATGTAAATTCAACAAAACAAGACCTCAGCTTGGTTCAAGCATTTtaccttaaataaaataatacttaagACTATTCTGTAAAATCActgcataaaaaagaaaatgtcaattTTGTGGAAATCATCAATACAATTGACTGGGTATGAAAACCAGCACAACGACAAAGTCGCATTTATATCAAGCACAATGCAAGAACAGTAAAAATAAGTACCACACGGGAACAAAAGAAACAACGGCTAGAGATTCTGCTGTTTCACCCCGACCCCCAACCCCCCCAGCTGTACTCTGCGGAATAAGGTTATAAGATGACCaacattttgacatttcttCAGTATGGATGAGAAGACAGTGGTCAAAACGTTTGGTCACTGACCACAGTCCGGTACTGAACCTCGTATCGCTTCTGGTCCTCGGCTGCTTTCTTGATCCAGGGaatcttctctttcttctccatgCCCTTCCAAGTAGCCTCCATGGTGCTTTGAGCTTTCTTCCTGTCATTCTGCAAAGACACCCAAAGCACTTTTGCTTATTTAGCAAAACGACTGTCTTTTTATATGTAAAGAGCATTATCATGGTGTACAGGTATACAAGTTTCCTGTGTTTAAAGTTACAGAAATAACGGAAAAAATACAGAGCAAGACAGGAGATGAACTGATGAAAATAGATGAACTTTGTAAAGCTATTTCTTTCCAAAAGATCCTCTCAAAACTGCAACAGTATGCATATTCTTTACTGACCGTCAGCACCTTTATCCTTTTTCTATTATAGTTAACTTAGTTAATTGAGTTATTTTGGCTCACCCTGTATTTGGCCAGGTAGTCACCGATCACACTCTGTTGCCACATCTCCTCTGCTGTTTTGGGTGTCTCAGGAAGTTGTGTCTTCTTCTTCCcgtctttcttttcctttggcATTCCATGAACCCACTGGTCCAACTCAGAGTCTCGACCCCGGTCCTATACCCCAGGGATGATACCAACTTGCCAATATGCAATTCAGGAGAGCTACATGAGGATAAAGTTTTGCAGAGGAGTAGAATTAACCCACCTTGGCTGACAGGGATTTAGAAACAAAATGGCTGCCTGCCCCCATAATGCTCAGCTTGGAGCCTCCCAGCTTCTCCTCTGTCAGGACTCGATCCCTTTCCTCATCTGGTAGGCTCTGTAGTTACATAAATCCCcccaaaaatacacacattttgctTATGAATTAAACCGTTAAATAGCTCTGCAAAGCTTTATTCTATCTGCAAAAACAGTACTCGAATCCCTACCTCGATAAACCTCTGGAGATCAATCTCATACTGCTTCTTTTTCTGCCGAGACAAAAGTTGGAGAATCGGGTGAAGTTTTTTAACCAGGACTGCTCTGTTCACGAGTACAGAAGACTGTGGATTAAGTTTTCACTCGTGGTTGTTGCATTTACAGCTGCTTACCTGTTCACATCGCTTCTGGTACATGTCCTTCTCTTTCTGGGTCATCATTTTCCACTGCTTGCTGCACAGCACCATCCTCTCTGTGCTCGGGACGTCCTTCATGTTTACCATCAGCTCGGCGCAGTATAAAGAATAACCGTTCCTGCAGAACAAAAGCTGATCACTGTCGCTGTGGGCCAAATTCCTTAGCAAGGCATTCGGGTTACATTTTACAATCCAACTGGATCAAATTTCAGGTTCTATCTGATGTTATTGACCATGTTATTCAAATGGCATATTTAATGGATAGAAATGGatgtcaatttattttattaacaaaactaTAAAAGCTAAAAACTCTATCGACTTTGGTTGTAGTGAGGCTCAAAATGTTATCCAGCAAAAGATAAAGTAATGGAATTGCCAGACAGATCACTCTAAACAATCATGTTTTATAGTAAAGTAACTTCTGATGGTCCAGGAGGTTTTACTACTGGGTAATCGCATGAAATACTCATGCAatagaacaaataaaacatttcttcaaaAATATTAACCACCGTACTTTTAATTGTAAACTCATGACTTGTGCTCCCTCTACAGGATGAATGTTGAGTTTAGAGAAACTGCCACTCTATTCCATTGAGTAACAAACTATATTATAGTAACGATTCATTACAGACAGCAGCTTACAGTGAAACAGTGAGAACAGTCAAAACTAAACCGTATACATAgctgttttaatgttttctgtCGCAAGCTTATTTGTTTAAATCTTTACAGACTATGCTTTTACAAAGTCTTTATCGCAAACAATTAATGGATGCTAGTTGACACATAGCACCAAACATATGCACATGTATCTTATACGTGATCTCGGCAGAATCTTACACCAGAACTCAGCAGCTTAATTATATAAAccttagggggaaaaaaatcaaccatATAGAAGGAGTAAGAACATTGGATTTTAACACAAGATAAACTGAAGATCttcagaagagaagaaaaaaaagtgtttaactCAACCGCGCTTATTACAGATGAGTAAAAATGCTTTGTTCGACTGGACATTTCGGtcatgtatgtttttttctccttttcaaaGCAAAGGTAAACCTACATTTATTATTCCTGTGGTAAACCATGGaattccatacacacacaagtataaatATGAAGCAACACAGTAAAACCACTTTTGAAATAATCACCAAGTCTAAATACAGTGTCAGGGATTTTATAAATTCAGGGTGTCAGGGTTTGTTCTTGTTGATTGACAAAGGAGAGTGTAATGACATTCCTCTTTTACTCCCTTGTCATTGTCTGTCAAGTTTTGTGCTACTCTTGACACTGctttcctccacacacacacatacagccttGCAAGTGAGTAAGGGACATGTTCTTTAAGCTAGCAGAGAACACTTACGGGGGTGGCTTAGTGGGCCGTCCGTCAAATTTGTCCTTGAGCTGCCGCTCGGCTTTGGTCAGGACGGACTTGACGTGTTCTTCGGAGTTTGCGTCTGGGTGTGCTTCGTGGTATGCCCTCATACTGTCCTGAAAGGCAAACTCAGAAAAGTGAAAGAAGTTCTACTTCAATAACTTTGATGTTTATTGTGGTGTAAAGTACCTCATAGTTCTTCTGCAGCTCCAGTGCTTTGCTGATCCATTTCAGCCGCTTTTTGTCCAAGAGCTGAGACCACTGACGCCGTAAAGCTTCTTTCAGATCCTTTTGGCTGACCTAGGAAAAGAAAAACTACACATGTATAATCTGGAAAATGAACTATTCCATAAAATCAGAACTTTTTTTCACACTGACCTCTGGGTGAAGCTTCATGAAGGTTTTCTTTTCATGGTTGTACCACAGCTGCTGAGGGGTTTTGGGCTTCTCTGGGAGGTCCgacttcttcctttcttctatCAGCTCAGGATGGTCTTCTCTAACAAAAAAGCATGCGCTTGTTTaagaaaaagcttttaaaactttatttcaaAAATGAGGGAAGGGGGTGCTTACTTAAACCGTGCCATGTTTTTCTCAAAGGACTCCTTCTCCCTCTGGAATTCCTGAATGTATTTAAGCtaaacagagaaaaataaatcatgatgtttaaaacaaaacaaaaaaagcaccaTCAAAAGCCATGTGCTttgcaaaacaaatcaaaaaatctGGTCAGGTGTTCCTTTGGAGTACTtacctttttcttttcaggCAGCTCTTTGTATTTTTTGGAGAGGATCTTTGTTAGATCCAGGTTGCTCATCTCTGGGTGAATTTTTGCATACTTGGCTCTCTTCTCCATAAAAAAACGAAAGTAGGGTGTCAGGGGCTTCTTTGGGAAATCCGGATGCGTCTGTGGAGAAGTACGAATCGACAAGTTGTTCTTGGGAACAATTTGCATTCAAGATACTGTAATAAAATTGTGAACATTTTGTAGTACCATTTTGTTGAGAATGTCAAaacctataacacacacattacctttAGTTTCTTTCCTTTGTACGGGTTCTTTACATATTCTATTGCGTCGACAATGAGCTCTGTCATTGTCCTGTATTTCCGAACCTATGAGGAAAAACGCTTATAAAATGCCCCAACTCTGTGCCGAAGTTTAACATAAAACATtctgtaaaacaacagagaacATTTGGGCTGATAAAGCATCCTGAAAAACATTTCTTAACCACCAGTCAGTCTTTaccatactacacacacacacacacacacacacacacacacacacatatctggtTAGTTGGCTCACCTCTGTGGAAACCTTCTGCCATTTCTGCTTACACATGTCCCCAGTGAAACTTCCAAAGCCCACTTTGTCCCAGTCAAAATGAGACTCTGTGGTCTTGTATTTCAAAGTGTCTCCATCAGGCAACATACCCTTAATCCTCTCTAGCAGCATCAGACAGTCCTCTTTAGTCCACACATCACCacctaacacaacacacaaaataaatattaaaatgtaaaatatgctGTTTCCAGAGGCATCTTTTTTCCTTACAAAAAGTTTGCGTATTAACTCATTTGGTTAAAAACTCATTTGGTTAACTCTTACGTATTGAAGCGAGAAGCTCGTGAATGAGAATGGTTTGTGGATAGACATAGCACGCAGGGACACAATGAGAGACTGACTTCTAGTTGCAAATAGAGAAGAAACGATATCTATAGAACGTGATTTGGGTCATAGGAGACGATTaaaatgcacacatttgcaTAGATTTGTTTGGCAGTTGTGTTTTTCAAACAGACTTAAAAAAGTCAGACAGAATGCATTCTAGGTGAACAGTGTCAAAATACCTCAAGACTACATTTCGAAAAATCTGACAAGAGGCAGGGACAAGGACAAGGTCAGGGTAGCTGTAGGAAAAGCAGAGAGATCGCTGCATGCCTACCTGGTTCTAGTTTGATTCGCCCAGTCTGTGCGCCAGCCACGCTGTTGCTGCCATTCATGACTACACAGTCAAGGTGGCTCTGACCCGACCTGCAGTGATACAAACCCTCGATcctgtgtgaaataaaaaaataaataaattaaaaaaaaagacacataaGTTGTTAAAGGTGCCATGTTACACTTAAGGCTCACTTCATGCCAAACTCCAAATCATTCTGTGCTCATGCCCCATACTTGTGGCTTGTTCCAGATTCTGCGTGGGTTTCCAAAACATGGCAGTATGTGGACTGGCTTTGCTAAatttatctctctatgtgtgagtgcgtgtgtgtgtgtgtgtgtgtgtgtgtgtgtgtgtgtgagagagagagagagagagagagactcccaCTTTACAGGGATATGCTCTGGATCCACTGTGATCCAGAGTGCTTACTGAACATGaatgaaatgttgaaatgtttattttcctatCAGGACCCACAGAGATCTTGTCCACACAGCTGTATGTTGTAGACTAGCTGTTTGTAGTGTTATAAATCTGCTGTGTTTATACACCATGACTTCAGGTCCAGCCTCCGGCGTCAGATGATGTCTGATGGGCGGCTGCTAGAGTTTAACTGGAGCAGAGACACCGTGTACAGAGACACCGTGTACAGAGACACATCCCACCGACAGACTAAACAACTCACGGACAAGACGAAAACCAACATCTTTTTTGGACTTATTTTGTAAATCCAGCTTCTAAGAAACCATAAAAATATCCAAAGCCTGGTCGATAACTATGAGGCGCAACGTATCTTGTCGGATTCGGGTTTTTAACCgagaaattctttaaaaaacaaaaataaaaaaaaaagtcaacatttTTGGACGTCGACACTTTTTTGTGCAAACATTGTGGGGGAAATATTACTTTACTGAGTAGCGATGACCAAGTCATGGGACCTGGTGTtggaaagagacagacagttgtTTAGCTAACGATTTAGCTCTCGTAGCTAAAATGCAGCAAATTATTCTAAACATTACAAAGTACATGTCAGTTCATACCTTTGGAAATTTGTCCGACACTTTGTCGTAGGtcgttttattatttttattttgactcaagtgaacagttgtttttgtttttttttccaataacaaAGCAAgcagctaactagctagctcaGACACGATAGCATGACGCTAACGGCAGTTTAACGAAGTTATAACGGttcaattacaaaaatataCTGTTTGGAAATATAATTATTTCCAAACAGTACAAGCGAGAAATAGTTAATCAGTTTCCTTAAAATAATCAACTCTATAAGCTTCACCAAACGAGTACAACTGTGTAATATTTgtcatgtattttgtgtgtttgttggtcaGGGCCCGTGTCCCACACCCGCCCTGACCGGGCAGTGGCGCCGCGGTCCCCCGTCTCATTCCGCCCGGAGAACCGAGCCAAAAAACCCagacaccaaaaataaaaaaaataaaaaacaacatccTTCCATTGACAGCCAAACTGCCTTTAATAAATATTCACGTTTACACCTCGAATAACAGCTGGTATCGGCGCTAAACTATTCTTAGAAACGTAtaaagtaaaatgttaaaactaaAAGTCCGTTTAAACAACAACGCAACggtcattttaaatgatttcatgCTAATCGTCTGTATAGCAGCGTCGCTAGCAGGAGCGATGACGTGCTAATCAGTTCATACGGTGTTACCGACCATTGTCTGCACTCGAGCCCAGTAATGGCGCCGTGATTCCGGGAGGAGTCAGCACACAGCTTCCGCTGGCAACGAAGCCTCGGGTAGCCCGCAGAAACGTAAAAAAAGTGTTCGTGCACAAGAATAAGAATTATTCTCGACTATTTATATCTGTTTCGTTATGCATAGTGGATCTACCGTATTAGTAAAAATAAACCGATTTTGATgggggaagaaaagaaaaaaaaacaaaaatagatgTAATGATGTACAAATGTGGCTGAAATTAAAAACATATGTGAATCTATGATGTTTTTTTAGGGTGACTCTAAAACGCATTCTCAAATAAATGACAATTTCCAGCGttatatttacagcagcagAGAGCGAACGGCCCTTGAGCCTTTCTTCGCCCTAAAGTCTTCACTGCAGCGCCGCCATGAATGTTACAAAGACTCGGGGACGCGCCGTCTAAAAATGGGAGAAAACAACCCGAAAATCATCAAATGACTCACCTTTTTACAACACTTAATGCAGGATCCTGTTTTCAATCGGTAGGCCGTTCGACTTAAGTgcaattaatgtttattaattataatatgcGTCGTTTTTTTTAGCCGTAAACCCCGGGGAGTCAAGTCGAAACGGATCCGACAAAAGGAGCGTCTGGTTCGGTATGAAACTCCGCCCAGCGCCGCAGGGGGAGGAACTCTGGGGAAAAACATACGAGACAGAAAGGGGGCTAAGGCGGACTTTGAGACTTAGAAAATATAAAGTGTAATTCgatttttacacaaattttgAGTGCATGTCgtaaatgttttcatgtttattcaccttgcacacacaaacatccactgCTAACTGTAgccacacacacgcagtgtTAACCCAGCAAATGTCAGATTGCGTTTAAAAATCCGGAcactttttcctttgttttagaCGATTTTAGAGGCTCGCAGAGATTGTGGAAGTGTGTTTGCCGTTAATGTGGTGGTGTAAGTGcacaagaggaagaggaggagacgACAAGGACCAGCGCCGGAGCCAAACATCACCGAGCCTGAAGCACAAGGGCTCCGTCCCAGAATACACCTCTCCAGCCTTATGATGCTGGGGGGCTCGTTTCCAGCATGGAATCTCACATCTCTGACCTCAAACACATTCGAGCCGTTTCGGACAAAAATAATAGTGactaaaaatgtgtaaaatcacCATTGTAGCTGAACAAACTAAATCAGTTCGAGCCTCAGTGACTCCCAGCACAGCtctggtccacacacacacacacacatacatatgtatacatacacaccaaaACTGGGAATCACTAgcaaaaaaatttgtaaaaaaataacattcacTATAAAACGTATAATATGCAATAATAACTTTTAGTAAGTTGTAATTCATTGTTCTCTACGAGATCAGCGCCACATCTGACattcatcaaaataaaagtctctatATGTCGCATTGAAGGTCACCAAATGTGGACCAGTGTATTGTGGACATTTTCATTATCCTGTAGCACAGATCAGTTTGTACACTTTAGTCAAACTAAATAGGAAGTACGCAATTATATATTGGGCGTAACGTAAAATGAGtggattgtattttatttttaaacagggGCTTTTATTTTGTTGGGATTTCGCAATTGTGGTCAAGTATTGCCTGAAGACATAAGTGTTTGTGATGTCTAATGAGGACTTTGGATATTAAAAATTTCACAAGACATACTTTGCctaacactactactactactactgctgctgctttcaacaacaataactagaataaacatttcct includes these proteins:
- the ubtfl gene encoding upstream binding transcription factor, like isoform X6, with translation MLLERIKGMLPDGDTLKYKTTESHFDWDKVGFGSFTGDMCKQKWQKVSTEVRKYRTMTELIVDAIEYVKNPYKGKKLKTHPDFPKKPLTPYFRFFMEKRAKYAKIHPEMSNLDLTKILSKKYKELPEKKKLKYIQEFQREKESFEKNMARFKEDHPELIEERKKSDLPEKPKTPQQLWYNHEKKTFMKLHPEVSQKDLKEALRRQWSQLLDKKRLKWISKALELQKNYEDSMRAYHEAHPDANSEEHVKSVLTKAERQLKDKFDGRPTKPPPNGYSLYCAELMVNMKDVPSTERMVLCSKQWKMMTQKEKDMYQKRCEQKKKQYEIDLQRFIESLPDEERDRVLTEEKLGGSKLSIMGAGSHFVSKSLSAKDRGRDSELDQWVHGMPKEKKDGKKKTQLPETPKTAEEMWQQSVIGDYLAKYRNDRKKAQSTMEATWKGMEKKEKIPWIKKAAEDQKRYEVQYRTVRELVEMRTVPSGQGQKKQKFDGEPKKPPVSGYQMFSQELLTNGELNHFSLKERMVEIGKRWHKLSQSQKDKYKKQVEEQQLEYKAELDAWVKSLSPQARAVYKEFSSTKRRSTTKARGPGAKVRVTKGKAVGARAAALGAGGGKRSMAYRVKQDTSDSEEEDNKSNSTDSEDEDDESSASTDSEDEDDDEDDENEEEDDEDDEDQSDGSSSSTDDSSDSESD
- the ubtfl gene encoding upstream binding transcription factor, like isoform X2 — its product is MNGSNSVAGAQTGRIKLEPGGDVWTKEDCLMLLERIKGMLPDGDTLKYKTTESHFDWDKVGFGSFTGDMCKQKWQKVSTEVRKYRTMTELIVDAIEYVKNPYKGKKLKTHPDFPKKPLTPYFRFFMEKRAKYAKIHPEMSNLDLTKILSKKYKELPEKKKLKYIQEFQREKESFEKNMARFKEDHPELIEERKKSDLPEKPKTPQQLWYNHEKKTFMKLHPEVSQKDLKEALRRQWSQLLDKKRLKWISKALELQKNYEDSMRAYHEAHPDANSEEHVKSVLTKAERQLKDKFDGRPTKPPPNGYSLYCAELMVNMKDVPSTERMVLCSKQWKMMTQKEKDMYQKRCEQKKKQYEIDLQRFIESLPDEERDRVLTEEKLGGSKLSIMGAGSHFVSKSLSAKDRGRDSELDQWVHGMPKEKKDGKKKTQLPETPKTAEEMWQQSVIGDYLAKYRNDRKKAQSTMEATWKGMEKKEKIPWIKKAAEDQKRYEVQYRTVRELVEMRTVPSGQGQKKQKFDGEPKKPPVSGYQMFSQELLTNGELNHFSLKERMVEIGKRWHKLSQSQKDKYKKQVEEQQLEYKAELDAWVKSLSPQARAVYKEFSSTKRRSTTKARGPGAKVRVTKGKAVGARAAALGAGGGKRSMAYRVKDTSDSEEEDNKSNSTDSEDEDDESSASTDSEDEDDDEDDENEEEDDEDDEDQSDGSSSSTDDSSDSESD
- the ubtfl gene encoding upstream binding transcription factor, like isoform X4, which encodes MNGSNSVAGAQTGRIKLEPGGDVWTKEDCLMLLERIKGMLPDGDTLKYKTTESHFDWDKVGFGSFTGDMCKQKWQKVSTEVRKYRTMTELIVDAIEYVKNPYKGKKLKTHPDFPKKPLTPYFRFFMEKRAKYAKIHPEMSNLDLTKILSKKYKELPEKKKLKYIQEFQREKESFEKNMARFKEDHPELIEERKKSDLPEKPKTPQQLWYNHEKKTFMKLHPEVSQKDLKEALRRQWSQLLDKKRLKWISKALELQKNYEDSMRAYHEAHPDANSEEHVKSVLTKAERQLKDKFDGRPTKPPPNGYSLYCAELMVNMKDVPSTERMVLCSKQWKMMTQKEKDMYQKRCEQKKKQYEIDLQRFIESLPDEERDRVLTEEKLGGSKLSIMGAGSHFVSKSLSAKDRGRDSELDQWVHGMPKEKKDGKKKTQLPETPKTAEEMWQQSVIGDYLAKYRNDRKKAQSTMEATWKGMEKKEKIPWIKKAAEDQKRYEVQYRTVRELVEMRTVPSGQGQKKQKFDGEPKKPPVSGYQMFSQELLTNGELNHFSLKERMVEIGKRWHKLSQSQKDKYKKQVEEQQLEYKAELDAWVKSLSPQARAVYKEFSSTKRRSTTKARGPGAKVRVTKGKAQDTSDSEEEDNKSNSTDSEDEDDESSASTDSEDEDDDEDDENEEEDDEDDEDQSDGSSSSTDDSSDSESD
- the ubtfl gene encoding upstream binding transcription factor, like isoform X5; the protein is MNGSNSVAGAQTGRIKLEPGGDVWTKEDCLMLLERIKGMLPDGDTLKYKTTESHFDWDKVGFGSFTGDMCKQKWQKVSTEVRKYRTMTELIVDAIEYVKNPYKGKKLKTHPDFPKKPLTPYFRFFMEKRAKYAKIHPEMSNLDLTKILSKKYKELPEKKKLKYIQEFQREKESFEKNMARFKEDHPELIEERKKSDLPEKPKTPQQLWYNHEKKTFMKLHPEVSQKDLKEALRRQWSQLLDKKRLKWISKALELQKNYEDSMRAYHEAHPDANSEEHVKSVLTKAERQLKDKFDGRPTKPPPNGYSLYCAELMVNMKDVPSTERMVLCSKQWKMMTQKEKDMYQKRCEQKKKQYEIDLQRFIESLPDEERDRVLTEEKLGGSKLSIMGAGSHFVSKSLSAKDRGRDSELDQWVHGMPKEKKDGKKKTQLPETPKTAEEMWQQSVIGDYLAKYRNDRKKAQSTMEATWKGMEKKEKIPWIKKAAEDQKRYEVQYRTVRELVEMRTVPSGQGQKKQKFDGEPKKPPVSGYQMFSQELLTNGELNHFSLKERMVEIGKRWHKLSQSQKDKYKKQVEEQQLEYKAELDAWVKSLSPQARAVYKEFSSTKRRSTTKARGPGAKVRVTKGKADTSDSEEEDNKSNSTDSEDEDDESSASTDSEDEDDDEDDENEEEDDEDDEDQSDGSSSSTDDSSDSESD
- the ubtfl gene encoding upstream binding transcription factor, like isoform X3, which translates into the protein MNGSNSVAGAQTGRIKLEPGGDVWTKEDCLMLLERIKGMLPDGDTLKYKTTESHFDWDKVGFGSFTGDMCKQKWQKVSTEVRKYRTMTELIVDAIEYVKNPYKGKKLKTHPDFPKKPLTPYFRFFMEKRAKYAKIHPEMSNLDLTKILSKKYKELPEKKKLKYIQEFQREKESFEKNMARFKEDHPELIEERKKSDLPEKPKTPQQLWYNHEKKTFMKLHPEVSQKDLKEALRRQWSQLLDKKRLKWISKALELQKNYEDSMRAYHEAHPDANSEEHVKSVLTKAERQLKDKFDGRPTKPPPNGYSLYCAELMVNMKDVPSTERMVLCSKQWKMMTQKEKDMYQKRCEQKKKQYEIDLQRFIESLPDEERDRVLTEEKLGGSKLSIMGAGSHFVSKSLSAKDRGRDSELDQWVHGMPKEKKDGKKKTQLPETPKTAEEMWQQSVIGDYLAKYRNDRKKAQSTMEATWKGMEKKEKIPWIKKAAEDQKRYERELVEMRTVPSGQGQKKQKFDGEPKKPPVSGYQMFSQELLTNGELNHFSLKERMVEIGKRWHKLSQSQKDKYKKQVEEQQLEYKAELDAWVKSLSPQARAVYKEFSSTKRRSTTKARGPGAKVRVTKGKAVGARAAALGAGGGKRSMAYRVKQDTSDSEEEDNKSNSTDSEDEDDESSASTDSEDEDDDEDDENEEEDDEDDEDQSDGSSSSTDDSSDSESD
- the ubtfl gene encoding upstream binding transcription factor, like isoform X7, whose amino-acid sequence is MTELIVDAIEYVKNPYKGKKLKTHPDFPKKPLTPYFRFFMEKRAKYAKIHPEMSNLDLTKILSKKYKELPEKKKLKYIQEFQREKESFEKNMARFKEDHPELIEERKKSDLPEKPKTPQQLWYNHEKKTFMKLHPEVSQKDLKEALRRQWSQLLDKKRLKWISKALELQKNYEDSMRAYHEAHPDANSEEHVKSVLTKAERQLKDKFDGRPTKPPPNGYSLYCAELMVNMKDVPSTERMVLCSKQWKMMTQKEKDMYQKRCEQKKKQYEIDLQRFIESLPDEERDRVLTEEKLGGSKLSIMGAGSHFVSKSLSAKDRGRDSELDQWVHGMPKEKKDGKKKTQLPETPKTAEEMWQQSVIGDYLAKYRNDRKKAQSTMEATWKGMEKKEKIPWIKKAAEDQKRYEVQYRTVRELVEMRTVPSGQGQKKQKFDGEPKKPPVSGYQMFSQELLTNGELNHFSLKERMVEIGKRWHKLSQSQKDKYKKQVEEQQLEYKAELDAWVKSLSPQARAVYKEFSSTKRRSTTKARGPGAKVRVTKGKAVGARAAALGAGGGKRSMAYRVKQDTSDSEEEDNKSNSTDSEDEDDESSASTDSEDEDDDEDDENEEEDDEDDEDQSDGSSSSTDDSSDSESD